atcatataagggttctaatttctccacaaccttgtcAACATTTcctatcttttgttttgtgataaCATCGATATTTACAGGTGTGAtttgatattatattttttatttgcattatctTGATGATTACTGATGCTGAGCACTTTTTCCTATACCTGTTAAACATCTGTAtgtcttgtttggagaaatgCCCATTCAAGACTttgcttactttatttttaaatatttttttattatattatgttagtcaccatacagtacatccctggtttttgatgtaaagttccatgattcattagttgcgtataacacccagtgcaccgtgcaatacgtgccctccttactgtgatgggtagtaaggaggactttgcttactttttaatcaagttttttttttaattttgctattgttTCATTTGAGAttctatatattttgaatattaactccttattggatatttgttttgcacatattttctcccatttcctagATTTTTCCTTTCGTTGCCtgtggttttggtgtcatatctataaaatcattgccaagaccaatgtcataaagcttttcctttatgtttcttctaggagttttagttTTAGATCCTACATTTAAgttttcaatccattttgagttgattaaTGGTGCAAATTTTGTAAGCTTGacatccaacttcattcttctgcatgtggatatttagctttcccagcaccatttattgaaaagactgtcttttccccactatGTATTCCTGGTACCTTTGTTGAAGATCCATTGGCTGTATATAAATGGGTTATATCTGGGCCCTTTATTTTACTCCACTGATCTATATGACTACATTTACTCCAGTACCATGTGTTCTAATTATTGTAGCTTGATGATGATATTTTTGCATTTGTCTGCTCTGCTCTATCTTAGAAAGCATCAGAGAAGTAAGACATTAAGAGgatgtgtatttatttacaaTACACATAGTAGGAAAAAAGATCTAAGTCACTTGAGGTAAGGACATAGGTTCTAAGAACTTAACATAGAATACTTCTGGGGGAGGTGATACCGTCTCATTTGACTCTATGTAATATGTCATCTTTCTCAGCTATAACAGCCTTTGGGAACACACTTTGCACACGGGGATGATGAGGAGTACCAATGAGAGCAAACTGACGGGTTTCATCCTCTGGGGTTTTTCTGATTACCCTCATTTACGGAAGGTTTTCTTTGTGATCATTTTGATCTTGTATTTATTAACCATTTTTGGGAATACCACCATCATTCTGGTATCTCGTCTGGAGTCCAAGCTTCATACAccaatgtattttttcctttctcatctctCCTTTTTGGATATCTGCTTTACCAGCAGTGTTATTCCTCAGCTCCTGGTAAACTTGTGGGATCCTATGAAGAACATCACCTACGGTGGCTGTGTGGTTCAGCTCTATGTCTCTCTTGCCCTGGGATCTACAGAGTGTGTCCTTCTAGCTGTGATGTCCTATGATCGCTACATCGCCATCTGCCGTCCCCTCCACTACACTGTCTTAGTGCATCCCCGTCTTTGCATGGCCCTGGCGTCTTTGGCATGGCTCAGTGGGGTGGTCACTACTCTAGTACAGTCCACTCTCACCCTGCAACTacccttctgtgggcatcatcaAGTGGATCATTTCATCTGTGAGGTCCCTGTGCTCATCAAGTTGGCTTGTGTGGACACCACTTTCAATGAGGCTGAGCTTTTTGTAGCTAGCATCATCTTCCTTATAGTACCTGTTTCCATCATCCTGGTTTCCTATGGCTACATAGCCCAAGCAGTTTTGGGGATTAAGTCAGCttctggaagaaagaaagcatttgGGACTTGCTCCTCCCACCT
This Ursus arctos isolate Adak ecotype North America unplaced genomic scaffold, UrsArc2.0 scaffold_5, whole genome shotgun sequence DNA region includes the following protein-coding sequences:
- the LOC113247466 gene encoding olfactory receptor 2G2-like encodes the protein MRSTNESKLTGFILWGFSDYPHLRKVFFVIILILYLLTIFGNTTIILVSRLESKLHTPMYFFLSHLSFLDICFTSSVIPQLLVNLWDPMKNITYGGCVVQLYVSLALGSTECVLLAVMSYDRYIAICRPLHYTVLVHPRLCMALASLAWLSGVVTTLVQSTLTLQLPFCGHHQVDHFICEVPVLIKLACVDTTFNEAELFVASIIFLIVPVSIILVSYGYIAQAVLGIKSASGRKKAFGTCSSHLMVVIIFYGTIIFMYLQPAKSRSKDQGKFVSLFYTVVTPMLNPLIYTLRNKEVKWALKKVLGKILGINFT